A section of the Pan paniscus chromosome 11, NHGRI_mPanPan1-v2.0_pri, whole genome shotgun sequence genome encodes:
- the HNRNPK gene encoding heterogeneous nuclear ribonucleoprotein K isoform X8, giving the protein METEQPEETFPNTETNGEFGKRPAEDMEEEQAFKRSRNTDEMVELRILLQSKNAGAVIGKGGKNIKALRTDYNASVSVPDSSGPERILSISADIETIGEILKKIIPTLEEYQHYKGSDFDCELRLLIHQSLAGGIIGVKGAKIKELRENTQTTIKLFQECCPHSTDRVVLIGGKPDRVVECIKIILDLISESPIKGRAQPYDPNFYDETYDYGGFTMMFDDRRGRPVGFPMRGRGGFDRMPPGRGGRPMPPSRRDYDDMSPRRGPPPPPPGRGGRGGSRARNLPLPPPPPPRGGDLMAYDRRGRPGDRYDGMVGFSADETWDSAIDTWSPSEWQMAYEPQVEYHNYSYAGGRGSYGDLGGPIITTQVTIPKDLAGSIIGKGGQRIKQIRHESGASIKIDEPLEGSEDRIITITGTQDQIQNAQYLLQNSVKQYADVEGF; this is encoded by the exons atggaaactgaacagccaGAAGAAACCTTCCCTAACACTGAAACCAATGGTGAATTTG GTAAACGCCCTGCAGAAGATATGGAAGAGGAACAAGCATTTAAAAGATCTAGAAACACTGATGAGATGGTTGAATTACGCATTCTGCTTCAGAGCAAG AATGCTGGGGCAGTGATTGGAAAAGGAGGCAAGAATATTAAGGCTCTCCGTACAGAC TACAATGCCAGTGTTTCAGTCCCAGACAGCAGTGGCCCCGAGCG CATATTGAGTATCAGTGCTGATATTGAAACAATTGGAGAAATTCTGAAGAAAATCATCCCTACCTTGGAAGAG TACCAACACTATAAAGGAAGTGACTTTGACTGCGAGTTGAGGCTGTTGATTCATCAGAGTCTAGCAGGAGGAATTATTGGGGTCAAAGGTGCTAAAATCAAAGAACTTcgagag AACACTCAAACCACCATCAAGCTTTTCCAGGAATGCTGTCCTCATTCCACTGACAGAGTTGTTCTTATTGGAGGAAAACCCGATAGGGTTGTAGAGTGCATAAAGATCATCCTTGATCTTATATCTGAG TCTCCCATCAAAGGACGTGCACAGCCTTATGATCCCAATTTTTACGATGAAACCTATGATTATGGTGGTTTTACAATGATGTTTGATGACCGTCGTGGACGCCCAGTGGGATTTCCCATGCGGGGAAGAGGTGGTTTTGACAGAATGCCTCCTGGTCGGGGTGGGCGTCCCATGCCTCCATCTAGAAGAGATTATGATGATATGAGCCCTCGTCGAGGaccacctccccctcctcccggACGAGGTGGCCGGGGTGGTAGCAGAGCTCGgaatcttcctcttcctccaccaccaccacctagaGGGGg AGACCTCATGGCCTATGACAGAAGAGGGAGACCTGGAGACCGTTACGACGGCATG GTTGGTTTCAGTGCTGATGAAACTTGGGACTCTGCAATAGATACATGGAGCCCATCAGAATGGCAGATGGCTTATGAACCACAGGTTGAGTATCATA ATTATTCCTATGCAGGGGGTCGTGGCTCATATGGTGATCTTGGTGGACCTATTATTACTACACAAGTAACTATTCCCAAAGAT tTGGCTGGATCTATTATTGGCAAAGGTGGTCAGCGGATTAAACAAATCCGTCATGAGTCGGGAGCTTCGATCAAAATCGATGAGCCTTTAGAAGGATCCGAAGATCGGATCATTACCATTACAGGAACACAGGACCAGATACAGAATGCACAGTATTTGCTGCAGAACAG tgTGAAGCAGTATGCAGATGTTGAAGGATTCTAA
- the HNRNPK gene encoding heterogeneous nuclear ribonucleoprotein K isoform X1 yields METEQPEETFPNTETNGEFGKRPAEDMEEEQAFKRSRNTDEMVELRILLQSKNAGAVIGKGGKNIKALRTDYNASVSVPDSSGPERILSISADIETIGEILKKIIPTLEEGLQLPSPTATSQLPLESDAVECLNYQHYKGSDFDCELRLLIHQSLAGGIIGVKGAKIKELRENTQTTIKLFQECCPHSTDRVVLIGGKPDRVVECIKIILDLISESPIKGRAQPYDPNFYDETYDYGGFTMMFDDRRGRPVGFPMRGRGGFDRMPPGRGGRPMPPSRRDYDDMSPRRGPPPPPPGRGGRGGSRARNLPLPPPPPPRGGDLMAYDRRGRPGDRYDGMVGFSADETWDSAIDTWSPSEWQMAYEPQGGSGYDYSYAGGRGSYGDLGGPIITTQVTIPKDLAGSIIGKGGQRIKQIRHESGASIKIDEPLEGSEDRIITITGTQDQIQNAQYLLQNSVKQYADVEGF; encoded by the exons atggaaactgaacagccaGAAGAAACCTTCCCTAACACTGAAACCAATGGTGAATTTG GTAAACGCCCTGCAGAAGATATGGAAGAGGAACAAGCATTTAAAAGATCTAGAAACACTGATGAGATGGTTGAATTACGCATTCTGCTTCAGAGCAAG AATGCTGGGGCAGTGATTGGAAAAGGAGGCAAGAATATTAAGGCTCTCCGTACAGAC TACAATGCCAGTGTTTCAGTCCCAGACAGCAGTGGCCCCGAGCG CATATTGAGTATCAGTGCTGATATTGAAACAATTGGAGAAATTCTGAAGAAAATCATCCCTACCTTGGAAGAG gGCCTGCAGTTGCCATCACCCACTGCAACCAGCCAGCTCCCGCTCGAATCTGATGCTGTGGAATGCTTAAAT TACCAACACTATAAAGGAAGTGACTTTGACTGCGAGTTGAGGCTGTTGATTCATCAGAGTCTAGCAGGAGGAATTATTGGGGTCAAAGGTGCTAAAATCAAAGAACTTcgagag AACACTCAAACCACCATCAAGCTTTTCCAGGAATGCTGTCCTCATTCCACTGACAGAGTTGTTCTTATTGGAGGAAAACCCGATAGGGTTGTAGAGTGCATAAAGATCATCCTTGATCTTATATCTGAG TCTCCCATCAAAGGACGTGCACAGCCTTATGATCCCAATTTTTACGATGAAACCTATGATTATGGTGGTTTTACAATGATGTTTGATGACCGTCGTGGACGCCCAGTGGGATTTCCCATGCGGGGAAGAGGTGGTTTTGACAGAATGCCTCCTGGTCGGGGTGGGCGTCCCATGCCTCCATCTAGAAGAGATTATGATGATATGAGCCCTCGTCGAGGaccacctccccctcctcccggACGAGGTGGCCGGGGTGGTAGCAGAGCTCGgaatcttcctcttcctccaccaccaccacctagaGGGGg AGACCTCATGGCCTATGACAGAAGAGGGAGACCTGGAGACCGTTACGACGGCATG GTTGGTTTCAGTGCTGATGAAACTTGGGACTCTGCAATAGATACATGGAGCCCATCAGAATGGCAGATGGCTTATGAACCACAG GGTGGCTCCGGATATG ATTATTCCTATGCAGGGGGTCGTGGCTCATATGGTGATCTTGGTGGACCTATTATTACTACACAAGTAACTATTCCCAAAGAT tTGGCTGGATCTATTATTGGCAAAGGTGGTCAGCGGATTAAACAAATCCGTCATGAGTCGGGAGCTTCGATCAAAATCGATGAGCCTTTAGAAGGATCCGAAGATCGGATCATTACCATTACAGGAACACAGGACCAGATACAGAATGCACAGTATTTGCTGCAGAACAG tgTGAAGCAGTATGCAGATGTTGAAGGATTCTAA
- the HNRNPK gene encoding heterogeneous nuclear ribonucleoprotein K isoform X4, translating into METEQPEETFPNTETNGEFGKRPAEDMEEEQAFKRSRNTDEMVELRILLQSKNAGAVIGKGGKNIKALRTDYNASVSVPDSSGPERILSISADIETIGEILKKIIPTLEEGLQLPSPTATSQLPLESDAVECLNYQHYKGSDFDCELRLLIHQSLAGGIIGVKGAKIKELRENTQTTIKLFQECCPHSTDRVVLIGGKPDRVVECIKIILDLISESPIKGRAQPYDPNFYDETYDYGGFTMMFDDRRGRPVGFPMRGRGGFDRMPPGRGGRPMPPSRRDYDDMSPRRGPPPPPPGRGGRGGSRARNLPLPPPPPPRGGDLMAYDRRGRPGDRYDGMVGFSADETWDSAIDTWSPSEWQMAYEPQVEYHNYSYAGGRGSYGDLGGPIITTQVTIPKDLAGSIIGKGGQRIKQIRHESGASIKIDEPLEGSEDRIITITGTQDQIQNAQYLLQNSVKQYSGKFF; encoded by the exons atggaaactgaacagccaGAAGAAACCTTCCCTAACACTGAAACCAATGGTGAATTTG GTAAACGCCCTGCAGAAGATATGGAAGAGGAACAAGCATTTAAAAGATCTAGAAACACTGATGAGATGGTTGAATTACGCATTCTGCTTCAGAGCAAG AATGCTGGGGCAGTGATTGGAAAAGGAGGCAAGAATATTAAGGCTCTCCGTACAGAC TACAATGCCAGTGTTTCAGTCCCAGACAGCAGTGGCCCCGAGCG CATATTGAGTATCAGTGCTGATATTGAAACAATTGGAGAAATTCTGAAGAAAATCATCCCTACCTTGGAAGAG gGCCTGCAGTTGCCATCACCCACTGCAACCAGCCAGCTCCCGCTCGAATCTGATGCTGTGGAATGCTTAAAT TACCAACACTATAAAGGAAGTGACTTTGACTGCGAGTTGAGGCTGTTGATTCATCAGAGTCTAGCAGGAGGAATTATTGGGGTCAAAGGTGCTAAAATCAAAGAACTTcgagag AACACTCAAACCACCATCAAGCTTTTCCAGGAATGCTGTCCTCATTCCACTGACAGAGTTGTTCTTATTGGAGGAAAACCCGATAGGGTTGTAGAGTGCATAAAGATCATCCTTGATCTTATATCTGAG TCTCCCATCAAAGGACGTGCACAGCCTTATGATCCCAATTTTTACGATGAAACCTATGATTATGGTGGTTTTACAATGATGTTTGATGACCGTCGTGGACGCCCAGTGGGATTTCCCATGCGGGGAAGAGGTGGTTTTGACAGAATGCCTCCTGGTCGGGGTGGGCGTCCCATGCCTCCATCTAGAAGAGATTATGATGATATGAGCCCTCGTCGAGGaccacctccccctcctcccggACGAGGTGGCCGGGGTGGTAGCAGAGCTCGgaatcttcctcttcctccaccaccaccacctagaGGGGg AGACCTCATGGCCTATGACAGAAGAGGGAGACCTGGAGACCGTTACGACGGCATG GTTGGTTTCAGTGCTGATGAAACTTGGGACTCTGCAATAGATACATGGAGCCCATCAGAATGGCAGATGGCTTATGAACCACAGGTTGAGTATCATA ATTATTCCTATGCAGGGGGTCGTGGCTCATATGGTGATCTTGGTGGACCTATTATTACTACACAAGTAACTATTCCCAAAGAT tTGGCTGGATCTATTATTGGCAAAGGTGGTCAGCGGATTAAACAAATCCGTCATGAGTCGGGAGCTTCGATCAAAATCGATGAGCCTTTAGAAGGATCCGAAGATCGGATCATTACCATTACAGGAACACAGGACCAGATACAGAATGCACAGTATTTGCTGCAGAACAG tgtGAAGCAGTATTCTGGAAAGTTTTTCTAA
- the HNRNPK gene encoding heterogeneous nuclear ribonucleoprotein K isoform X3, with protein sequence METEQPEETFPNTETNGEFGKRPAEDMEEEQAFKRSRNTDEMVELRILLQSKNAGAVIGKGGKNIKALRTDYNASVSVPDSSGPERILSISADIETIGEILKKIIPTLEEGLQLPSPTATSQLPLESDAVECLNYQHYKGSDFDCELRLLIHQSLAGGIIGVKGAKIKELRENTQTTIKLFQECCPHSTDRVVLIGGKPDRVVECIKIILDLISESPIKGRAQPYDPNFYDETYDYGGFTMMFDDRRGRPVGFPMRGRGGFDRMPPGRGGRPMPPSRRDYDDMSPRRGPPPPPPGRGGRGGSRARNLPLPPPPPPRGGDLMAYDRRGRPGDRYDGMVGFSADETWDSAIDTWSPSEWQMAYEPQGGSGYDYSYAGGRGSYGDLGGPIITTQVTIPKDLAGSIIGKGGQRIKQIRHESGASIKIDEPLEGSEDRIITITGTQDQIQNAQYLLQNSVKQYSGKFF encoded by the exons atggaaactgaacagccaGAAGAAACCTTCCCTAACACTGAAACCAATGGTGAATTTG GTAAACGCCCTGCAGAAGATATGGAAGAGGAACAAGCATTTAAAAGATCTAGAAACACTGATGAGATGGTTGAATTACGCATTCTGCTTCAGAGCAAG AATGCTGGGGCAGTGATTGGAAAAGGAGGCAAGAATATTAAGGCTCTCCGTACAGAC TACAATGCCAGTGTTTCAGTCCCAGACAGCAGTGGCCCCGAGCG CATATTGAGTATCAGTGCTGATATTGAAACAATTGGAGAAATTCTGAAGAAAATCATCCCTACCTTGGAAGAG gGCCTGCAGTTGCCATCACCCACTGCAACCAGCCAGCTCCCGCTCGAATCTGATGCTGTGGAATGCTTAAAT TACCAACACTATAAAGGAAGTGACTTTGACTGCGAGTTGAGGCTGTTGATTCATCAGAGTCTAGCAGGAGGAATTATTGGGGTCAAAGGTGCTAAAATCAAAGAACTTcgagag AACACTCAAACCACCATCAAGCTTTTCCAGGAATGCTGTCCTCATTCCACTGACAGAGTTGTTCTTATTGGAGGAAAACCCGATAGGGTTGTAGAGTGCATAAAGATCATCCTTGATCTTATATCTGAG TCTCCCATCAAAGGACGTGCACAGCCTTATGATCCCAATTTTTACGATGAAACCTATGATTATGGTGGTTTTACAATGATGTTTGATGACCGTCGTGGACGCCCAGTGGGATTTCCCATGCGGGGAAGAGGTGGTTTTGACAGAATGCCTCCTGGTCGGGGTGGGCGTCCCATGCCTCCATCTAGAAGAGATTATGATGATATGAGCCCTCGTCGAGGaccacctccccctcctcccggACGAGGTGGCCGGGGTGGTAGCAGAGCTCGgaatcttcctcttcctccaccaccaccacctagaGGGGg AGACCTCATGGCCTATGACAGAAGAGGGAGACCTGGAGACCGTTACGACGGCATG GTTGGTTTCAGTGCTGATGAAACTTGGGACTCTGCAATAGATACATGGAGCCCATCAGAATGGCAGATGGCTTATGAACCACAG GGTGGCTCCGGATATG ATTATTCCTATGCAGGGGGTCGTGGCTCATATGGTGATCTTGGTGGACCTATTATTACTACACAAGTAACTATTCCCAAAGAT tTGGCTGGATCTATTATTGGCAAAGGTGGTCAGCGGATTAAACAAATCCGTCATGAGTCGGGAGCTTCGATCAAAATCGATGAGCCTTTAGAAGGATCCGAAGATCGGATCATTACCATTACAGGAACACAGGACCAGATACAGAATGCACAGTATTTGCTGCAGAACAG tgtGAAGCAGTATTCTGGAAAGTTTTTCTAA
- the HNRNPK gene encoding heterogeneous nuclear ribonucleoprotein K isoform X9 — protein METEQPEETFPNTETNGEFGKRPAEDMEEEQAFKRSRNTDEMVELRILLQSKNAGAVIGKGGKNIKALRTDYNASVSVPDSSGPERILSISADIETIGEILKKIIPTLEEYQHYKGSDFDCELRLLIHQSLAGGIIGVKGAKIKELRENTQTTIKLFQECCPHSTDRVVLIGGKPDRVVECIKIILDLISESPIKGRAQPYDPNFYDETYDYGGFTMMFDDRRGRPVGFPMRGRGGFDRMPPGRGGRPMPPSRRDYDDMSPRRGPPPPPPGRGGRGGSRARNLPLPPPPPPRGGDLMAYDRRGRPGDRYDGMVGFSADETWDSAIDTWSPSEWQMAYEPQVEYHNYSYAGGRGSYGDLGGPIITTQVTIPKDLAGSIIGKGGQRIKQIRHESGASIKIDEPLEGSEDRIITITGTQDQIQNAQYLLQNSVKQYSGKFF, from the exons atggaaactgaacagccaGAAGAAACCTTCCCTAACACTGAAACCAATGGTGAATTTG GTAAACGCCCTGCAGAAGATATGGAAGAGGAACAAGCATTTAAAAGATCTAGAAACACTGATGAGATGGTTGAATTACGCATTCTGCTTCAGAGCAAG AATGCTGGGGCAGTGATTGGAAAAGGAGGCAAGAATATTAAGGCTCTCCGTACAGAC TACAATGCCAGTGTTTCAGTCCCAGACAGCAGTGGCCCCGAGCG CATATTGAGTATCAGTGCTGATATTGAAACAATTGGAGAAATTCTGAAGAAAATCATCCCTACCTTGGAAGAG TACCAACACTATAAAGGAAGTGACTTTGACTGCGAGTTGAGGCTGTTGATTCATCAGAGTCTAGCAGGAGGAATTATTGGGGTCAAAGGTGCTAAAATCAAAGAACTTcgagag AACACTCAAACCACCATCAAGCTTTTCCAGGAATGCTGTCCTCATTCCACTGACAGAGTTGTTCTTATTGGAGGAAAACCCGATAGGGTTGTAGAGTGCATAAAGATCATCCTTGATCTTATATCTGAG TCTCCCATCAAAGGACGTGCACAGCCTTATGATCCCAATTTTTACGATGAAACCTATGATTATGGTGGTTTTACAATGATGTTTGATGACCGTCGTGGACGCCCAGTGGGATTTCCCATGCGGGGAAGAGGTGGTTTTGACAGAATGCCTCCTGGTCGGGGTGGGCGTCCCATGCCTCCATCTAGAAGAGATTATGATGATATGAGCCCTCGTCGAGGaccacctccccctcctcccggACGAGGTGGCCGGGGTGGTAGCAGAGCTCGgaatcttcctcttcctccaccaccaccacctagaGGGGg AGACCTCATGGCCTATGACAGAAGAGGGAGACCTGGAGACCGTTACGACGGCATG GTTGGTTTCAGTGCTGATGAAACTTGGGACTCTGCAATAGATACATGGAGCCCATCAGAATGGCAGATGGCTTATGAACCACAGGTTGAGTATCATA ATTATTCCTATGCAGGGGGTCGTGGCTCATATGGTGATCTTGGTGGACCTATTATTACTACACAAGTAACTATTCCCAAAGAT tTGGCTGGATCTATTATTGGCAAAGGTGGTCAGCGGATTAAACAAATCCGTCATGAGTCGGGAGCTTCGATCAAAATCGATGAGCCTTTAGAAGGATCCGAAGATCGGATCATTACCATTACAGGAACACAGGACCAGATACAGAATGCACAGTATTTGCTGCAGAACAG tgtGAAGCAGTATTCTGGAAAGTTTTTCTAA
- the HNRNPK gene encoding heterogeneous nuclear ribonucleoprotein K isoform X2, with protein METEQPEETFPNTETNGEFGKRPAEDMEEEQAFKRSRNTDEMVELRILLQSKNAGAVIGKGGKNIKALRTDYNASVSVPDSSGPERILSISADIETIGEILKKIIPTLEEGLQLPSPTATSQLPLESDAVECLNYQHYKGSDFDCELRLLIHQSLAGGIIGVKGAKIKELRENTQTTIKLFQECCPHSTDRVVLIGGKPDRVVECIKIILDLISESPIKGRAQPYDPNFYDETYDYGGFTMMFDDRRGRPVGFPMRGRGGFDRMPPGRGGRPMPPSRRDYDDMSPRRGPPPPPPGRGGRGGSRARNLPLPPPPPPRGGDLMAYDRRGRPGDRYDGMVGFSADETWDSAIDTWSPSEWQMAYEPQVEYHNYSYAGGRGSYGDLGGPIITTQVTIPKDLAGSIIGKGGQRIKQIRHESGASIKIDEPLEGSEDRIITITGTQDQIQNAQYLLQNSVKQYADVEGF; from the exons atggaaactgaacagccaGAAGAAACCTTCCCTAACACTGAAACCAATGGTGAATTTG GTAAACGCCCTGCAGAAGATATGGAAGAGGAACAAGCATTTAAAAGATCTAGAAACACTGATGAGATGGTTGAATTACGCATTCTGCTTCAGAGCAAG AATGCTGGGGCAGTGATTGGAAAAGGAGGCAAGAATATTAAGGCTCTCCGTACAGAC TACAATGCCAGTGTTTCAGTCCCAGACAGCAGTGGCCCCGAGCG CATATTGAGTATCAGTGCTGATATTGAAACAATTGGAGAAATTCTGAAGAAAATCATCCCTACCTTGGAAGAG gGCCTGCAGTTGCCATCACCCACTGCAACCAGCCAGCTCCCGCTCGAATCTGATGCTGTGGAATGCTTAAAT TACCAACACTATAAAGGAAGTGACTTTGACTGCGAGTTGAGGCTGTTGATTCATCAGAGTCTAGCAGGAGGAATTATTGGGGTCAAAGGTGCTAAAATCAAAGAACTTcgagag AACACTCAAACCACCATCAAGCTTTTCCAGGAATGCTGTCCTCATTCCACTGACAGAGTTGTTCTTATTGGAGGAAAACCCGATAGGGTTGTAGAGTGCATAAAGATCATCCTTGATCTTATATCTGAG TCTCCCATCAAAGGACGTGCACAGCCTTATGATCCCAATTTTTACGATGAAACCTATGATTATGGTGGTTTTACAATGATGTTTGATGACCGTCGTGGACGCCCAGTGGGATTTCCCATGCGGGGAAGAGGTGGTTTTGACAGAATGCCTCCTGGTCGGGGTGGGCGTCCCATGCCTCCATCTAGAAGAGATTATGATGATATGAGCCCTCGTCGAGGaccacctccccctcctcccggACGAGGTGGCCGGGGTGGTAGCAGAGCTCGgaatcttcctcttcctccaccaccaccacctagaGGGGg AGACCTCATGGCCTATGACAGAAGAGGGAGACCTGGAGACCGTTACGACGGCATG GTTGGTTTCAGTGCTGATGAAACTTGGGACTCTGCAATAGATACATGGAGCCCATCAGAATGGCAGATGGCTTATGAACCACAGGTTGAGTATCATA ATTATTCCTATGCAGGGGGTCGTGGCTCATATGGTGATCTTGGTGGACCTATTATTACTACACAAGTAACTATTCCCAAAGAT tTGGCTGGATCTATTATTGGCAAAGGTGGTCAGCGGATTAAACAAATCCGTCATGAGTCGGGAGCTTCGATCAAAATCGATGAGCCTTTAGAAGGATCCGAAGATCGGATCATTACCATTACAGGAACACAGGACCAGATACAGAATGCACAGTATTTGCTGCAGAACAG tgTGAAGCAGTATGCAGATGTTGAAGGATTCTAA
- the HNRNPK gene encoding heterogeneous nuclear ribonucleoprotein K isoform X7, with protein METEQPEETFPNTETNGEFGKRPAEDMEEEQAFKRSRNTDEMVELRILLQSKNAGAVIGKGGKNIKALRTDYNASVSVPDSSGPERILSISADIETIGEILKKIIPTLEEYQHYKGSDFDCELRLLIHQSLAGGIIGVKGAKIKELRENTQTTIKLFQECCPHSTDRVVLIGGKPDRVVECIKIILDLISESPIKGRAQPYDPNFYDETYDYGGFTMMFDDRRGRPVGFPMRGRGGFDRMPPGRGGRPMPPSRRDYDDMSPRRGPPPPPPGRGGRGGSRARNLPLPPPPPPRGGDLMAYDRRGRPGDRYDGMVGFSADETWDSAIDTWSPSEWQMAYEPQGGSGYDYSYAGGRGSYGDLGGPIITTQVTIPKDLAGSIIGKGGQRIKQIRHESGASIKIDEPLEGSEDRIITITGTQDQIQNAQYLLQNSVKQYSGKFF; from the exons atggaaactgaacagccaGAAGAAACCTTCCCTAACACTGAAACCAATGGTGAATTTG GTAAACGCCCTGCAGAAGATATGGAAGAGGAACAAGCATTTAAAAGATCTAGAAACACTGATGAGATGGTTGAATTACGCATTCTGCTTCAGAGCAAG AATGCTGGGGCAGTGATTGGAAAAGGAGGCAAGAATATTAAGGCTCTCCGTACAGAC TACAATGCCAGTGTTTCAGTCCCAGACAGCAGTGGCCCCGAGCG CATATTGAGTATCAGTGCTGATATTGAAACAATTGGAGAAATTCTGAAGAAAATCATCCCTACCTTGGAAGAG TACCAACACTATAAAGGAAGTGACTTTGACTGCGAGTTGAGGCTGTTGATTCATCAGAGTCTAGCAGGAGGAATTATTGGGGTCAAAGGTGCTAAAATCAAAGAACTTcgagag AACACTCAAACCACCATCAAGCTTTTCCAGGAATGCTGTCCTCATTCCACTGACAGAGTTGTTCTTATTGGAGGAAAACCCGATAGGGTTGTAGAGTGCATAAAGATCATCCTTGATCTTATATCTGAG TCTCCCATCAAAGGACGTGCACAGCCTTATGATCCCAATTTTTACGATGAAACCTATGATTATGGTGGTTTTACAATGATGTTTGATGACCGTCGTGGACGCCCAGTGGGATTTCCCATGCGGGGAAGAGGTGGTTTTGACAGAATGCCTCCTGGTCGGGGTGGGCGTCCCATGCCTCCATCTAGAAGAGATTATGATGATATGAGCCCTCGTCGAGGaccacctccccctcctcccggACGAGGTGGCCGGGGTGGTAGCAGAGCTCGgaatcttcctcttcctccaccaccaccacctagaGGGGg AGACCTCATGGCCTATGACAGAAGAGGGAGACCTGGAGACCGTTACGACGGCATG GTTGGTTTCAGTGCTGATGAAACTTGGGACTCTGCAATAGATACATGGAGCCCATCAGAATGGCAGATGGCTTATGAACCACAG GGTGGCTCCGGATATG ATTATTCCTATGCAGGGGGTCGTGGCTCATATGGTGATCTTGGTGGACCTATTATTACTACACAAGTAACTATTCCCAAAGAT tTGGCTGGATCTATTATTGGCAAAGGTGGTCAGCGGATTAAACAAATCCGTCATGAGTCGGGAGCTTCGATCAAAATCGATGAGCCTTTAGAAGGATCCGAAGATCGGATCATTACCATTACAGGAACACAGGACCAGATACAGAATGCACAGTATTTGCTGCAGAACAG tgtGAAGCAGTATTCTGGAAAGTTTTTCTAA